One stretch of Niallia sp. XMNu-256 DNA includes these proteins:
- a CDS encoding DsrE family protein: MKNKVILLASDQLGKGEKELGEGILETFFTILKQREELPVAVFCMNQGVFTLTEESLVSLQLNDLEEKGVDVLACKTCVDYYKLDGKLIAGKISGMDQFIELASKYEVITLS, translated from the coding sequence GTGAAAAATAAAGTAATTTTACTGGCATCAGATCAGTTAGGTAAAGGAGAAAAAGAATTAGGTGAAGGTATTTTAGAAACCTTCTTTACCATTCTTAAACAAAGGGAAGAACTGCCTGTAGCTGTTTTTTGTATGAATCAAGGTGTATTTACATTAACAGAAGAATCGCTTGTATCCCTCCAATTAAATGATCTAGAGGAAAAAGGCGTTGACGTTCTTGCATGTAAAACTTGTGTAGACTACTATAAGTTAGATGGAAAGTTAATAGCCGGGAAAATAAGCGGAATGGACCAATTTATTGAATTAGCCTCAAAATATGAAGTTATTACACTATCATAA
- a CDS encoding YtoQ family protein, which translates to MELTVYLAGQIHDDWREVVAKKAKERNLPLVFVAPQTNHDRSDDIGEEILGKQPSNLYKDDAASDINNFRTQVLMQKADIVIALFWEKYRQWNTAMDASMAIAMNKPTIIIRPESLIHPLKELSNKANVTVETVDQAVDVISYIFE; encoded by the coding sequence ATGGAACTTACTGTTTATTTAGCAGGTCAGATTCATGATGATTGGAGAGAGGTAGTTGCCAAGAAGGCAAAAGAGAGAAATCTTCCTCTCGTATTTGTAGCCCCGCAAACAAACCATGATCGTTCAGACGATATCGGTGAGGAGATTCTGGGCAAACAACCTTCTAATCTGTATAAAGATGACGCAGCTTCAGATATAAATAATTTCAGAACACAAGTTTTAATGCAAAAGGCGGATATCGTCATTGCTTTATTTTGGGAAAAGTATCGACAATGGAATACAGCAATGGACGCTAGTATGGCCATTGCAATGAACAAGCCAACAATTATCATTAGACCTGAATCCTTAATTCACCCATTAAAGGAGCTTTCAAACAAAGCAAATGTAACAGTAGAAACCGTTGATCAAGCAGTAGATGTCATTAGTTACATTTTTGAATAA
- a CDS encoding ABC transporter ATP-binding protein: MDKQRDGLKPFINLILSTNIPKLALTIGLVGSIITTIVGLSIPLLTRELVDGFSAASININIILIITVVFILQGVIDGVSTYMLASVGQRIVAGLREKMWVRLIRLPVSYFDQQQSGESVSRVVNDTGIVKDLISQHFPQFITGIISIFGAIIILLIMDWKMTLLMLIAVPLTIGIMMPLGGKMAKISRRLQDATAAFSGNIQQTISEIRLMKSSTAEKFEEEKGTAGVRSLLSYGLKEARIFALIGPIMYTIVMIVIVVIIGYGGIRVANGSMTTGSLVAFLLYLFQIIYPITSFAMFFTQLQKAKGATERIIDIMELPLEEGLEGLELDLSNETIHVQQVSFAYSEEEPVIEDVSFEANPGQMIAFAGPSGGGKTTLFGLLERYYEPTSGEIRIGETRISELSLDSWRGQIGYVSQESAMMAGTIRENLCYGLKSMESISDERLWEVAKMAYADEFIKSFPEGLNTEVGERGVKLSGGQRQRIAIARAFLRNPKILMMDEATASLDSHSESIVQEALSRLMEGRTTFVIAHRLSTIVDADQIIFIENGRITGRGTHSELIESHDLYRAFAEQQLT, translated from the coding sequence ATGGATAAACAAAGAGATGGATTGAAACCATTTATTAACCTAATTTTATCAACCAATATCCCCAAATTGGCGTTAACCATTGGATTAGTCGGTAGCATAATTACAACAATTGTGGGTCTATCCATTCCGTTATTAACAAGAGAGCTTGTTGATGGTTTTTCAGCGGCATCCATCAATATTAATATCATCCTGATCATTACAGTCGTATTTATTTTACAAGGTGTGATTGATGGGGTATCGACATACATGTTAGCATCTGTCGGACAACGGATTGTGGCAGGTTTGCGTGAGAAAATGTGGGTGAGGCTCATACGGTTGCCTGTAAGTTATTTTGATCAACAACAAAGTGGTGAGTCCGTCAGTCGTGTTGTCAATGACACAGGAATTGTCAAAGACTTAATTTCACAGCATTTCCCTCAATTTATTACCGGGATAATTTCCATTTTTGGAGCCATCATCATCTTACTGATTATGGATTGGAAAATGACCCTTTTAATGCTCATTGCGGTCCCGCTTACAATTGGAATCATGATGCCACTTGGTGGTAAAATGGCCAAAATATCAAGAAGATTACAAGATGCAACAGCTGCATTTTCAGGAAACATTCAACAAACCATCAGTGAAATTCGCTTAATGAAATCTTCTACAGCTGAAAAATTTGAAGAGGAGAAAGGAACTGCAGGAGTGAGAAGTCTTCTCTCCTATGGATTAAAAGAGGCAAGGATCTTTGCATTAATTGGACCTATTATGTACACCATCGTCATGATTGTGATTGTGGTGATCATTGGTTATGGTGGAATACGAGTGGCCAATGGATCCATGACTACCGGTTCTCTCGTGGCTTTTCTGCTCTACCTATTTCAAATTATCTATCCTATCACATCATTTGCGATGTTTTTTACACAGCTTCAAAAAGCTAAAGGGGCTACAGAGCGAATTATTGATATCATGGAGCTGCCTTTAGAAGAAGGTCTAGAAGGGCTTGAACTTGATCTTTCTAATGAAACCATTCATGTTCAGCAAGTGTCTTTCGCATACAGTGAAGAGGAACCTGTTATTGAAGATGTCTCGTTCGAGGCAAACCCAGGTCAAATGATTGCATTTGCTGGACCTAGTGGTGGAGGAAAGACGACGCTATTCGGTTTGCTTGAACGGTACTATGAGCCGACCTCAGGGGAAATTCGAATTGGAGAAACACGAATCAGTGAATTATCCTTAGATTCATGGCGTGGCCAAATTGGCTATGTCTCCCAGGAAAGTGCCATGATGGCTGGAACCATTCGTGAAAATCTATGCTATGGACTAAAAAGTATGGAGAGTATATCAGATGAACGGTTATGGGAAGTGGCAAAAATGGCCTATGCGGACGAATTTATCAAATCGTTCCCAGAAGGATTAAATACTGAAGTGGGGGAGCGGGGAGTCAAATTATCGGGCGGTCAAAGACAACGAATTGCGATTGCTCGGGCTTTTTTGCGAAATCCTAAGATTCTCATGATGGACGAAGCCACAGCAAGCTTGGATAGTCATTCGGAAAGCATTGTTCAAGAAGCACTCTCTCGTTTGATGGAAGGACGAACGACATTTGTTATCGCACACAGATTATCCACAATCGTAGACGCAGATCAAATTATTTTTATTGAAAATGGTCGGATAACAGGAAGAGGAACTCATTCTGAACTAATAGAGTCCCATGATTTATATCGAGCTTTTGCCGAACAGCAATTAACGTAA
- a CDS encoding DNA-formamidopyrimidine glycosylase family protein: MPELPEMETYRTLLGTLIGGQKITDVVIQREKSINVPVDQFTKQISNQTIKTISRRAKYLIFQLGDGSYLLLHLMLGGWMFFGKEEDKPDRTIQVRLSFGDQHLFFIGLRLGYLHLLSSDMVNKELEDMGPEPLDPQFSIDAFQQLMEKRKGTLKTTLINQDALAGIGGGYSDEILWHAELRPDKKVNDLDGQQLTRLYHSIQFILQRGIKQGGYMENPLYKGDGKTGGYQFYVHAREGDECSRCHARIVMEKISSRKAYFCPNCQH, encoded by the coding sequence ATGCCTGAATTACCAGAAATGGAAACGTATCGAACATTATTGGGTACTTTAATTGGCGGCCAAAAGATTACAGATGTTGTGATACAACGGGAAAAGTCTATTAATGTACCGGTAGATCAATTTACTAAGCAAATTTCTAACCAGACGATTAAAACGATTTCTAGGCGGGCTAAGTATTTGATTTTTCAGTTGGGGGATGGTTCTTACTTACTGTTGCACTTGATGCTCGGCGGATGGATGTTTTTTGGCAAAGAGGAAGATAAACCAGATCGGACTATTCAAGTACGATTATCGTTTGGAGACCAACATTTATTTTTTATTGGGTTGCGTTTAGGCTACTTGCATCTTTTATCATCTGACATGGTCAACAAAGAGTTAGAGGATATGGGACCTGAACCGCTTGATCCTCAATTTTCAATAGATGCCTTTCAACAGTTGATGGAAAAAAGAAAAGGAACACTTAAAACTACATTAATTAATCAAGATGCGCTCGCTGGCATAGGGGGTGGATATTCCGATGAAATCCTTTGGCATGCCGAGCTTCGGCCGGATAAAAAGGTTAACGACCTTGATGGTCAGCAATTAACCCGCCTCTATCATTCGATTCAGTTTATCCTTCAAAGAGGAATCAAGCAGGGCGGTTACATGGAAAATCCGCTATATAAAGGGGACGGCAAAACAGGAGGCTATCAATTTTATGTTCATGCCAGAGAAGGGGATGAGTGTTCGCGCTGTCATGCTCGTATTGTCATGGAGAAAATTTCTTCACGTAAGGCTTATTTTTGTCCAAACTGCCAGCACTAA
- a CDS encoding deoxyribonuclease IV: MRFGCHLSIKNGYLAAAKKAYGMKAAAFQYFPKNPRSLSIKEFDKEEAANCKAFCEEKGILSVSHTPYPTSLTPHNAEIRSQIVRSLLNDLEIAEACGSIGVVVHFGKHLPKISLLESYQLMIEMLNEVLGQWEGHVKLLLENSAGSPGGIGTTLEELVQIRKLCHEPEKIGFCFDTCHAFSCGLWDGDNWLEVTEKAAELGYFKELKVVHLNNSKYPSGEGKDRHAPIYGPGYIKETQFDELLKTPALKQIPFILETPKEEITHEKELSLLMERWA, from the coding sequence ATGAGGTTTGGCTGCCATCTTTCCATTAAAAATGGATATTTAGCTGCAGCGAAAAAGGCATACGGAATGAAGGCTGCCGCATTTCAATATTTTCCCAAAAACCCACGAAGCCTATCAATTAAGGAATTTGATAAAGAAGAAGCAGCAAATTGTAAGGCTTTTTGTGAGGAAAAAGGAATCCTATCTGTTAGTCATACTCCGTATCCCACGAGTCTCACTCCTCATAATGCTGAGATACGCAGTCAAATTGTTCGGTCTCTACTGAATGACTTGGAGATTGCAGAAGCTTGCGGATCGATTGGAGTGGTCGTTCACTTTGGTAAACACCTCCCAAAAATCTCTTTGCTGGAGAGCTACCAACTAATGATTGAAATGCTAAACGAGGTGCTGGGCCAGTGGGAAGGTCACGTTAAACTTTTACTGGAAAATAGTGCCGGATCACCTGGGGGGATTGGGACGACATTAGAGGAACTTGTCCAAATTCGAAAGCTTTGCCATGAGCCAGAAAAAATAGGCTTTTGCTTTGATACTTGTCATGCGTTTTCCTGCGGATTATGGGATGGAGATAATTGGCTGGAAGTCACAGAAAAAGCTGCAGAACTAGGTTATTTTAAAGAACTTAAAGTTGTGCATTTAAATAATTCTAAATATCCATCGGGAGAAGGAAAGGATCGACACGCTCCCATTTATGGACCGGGCTACATCAAAGAGACCCAATTTGATGAGTTGCTGAAAACTCCAGCACTAAAACAAATCCCCTTTATTCTTGAAACCCCTAAAGAAGAAATCACGCATGAAAAGGAGTTATCCTTGTTAATGGAAAGATGGGCATAG
- a CDS encoding DUF2975 domain-containing protein — MKNGSTLFLKLALFVIGIPVLVLCIFLLPQLANTAFREAANGASLGYMVLGILVIMYVSAIPFYIALYQAFKLLSYIDKNEAFSQVSVTALKKIKNCAISISSLYLVIIPFVFIIAQWDDAPGLVLIGLVVIGASLVIAVFAAVLQRLLQQAIDIKNENDLTV; from the coding sequence ATGAAAAATGGTTCAACACTCTTTTTAAAATTAGCGTTATTTGTAATAGGTATTCCCGTTTTGGTCCTATGCATCTTTTTATTGCCACAGCTAGCGAACACGGCATTTAGAGAAGCTGCAAACGGAGCCTCATTAGGTTATATGGTCCTTGGTATATTAGTGATTATGTATGTTTCCGCGATACCGTTTTACATTGCATTGTATCAAGCGTTTAAGCTTTTAAGTTATATTGACAAGAATGAAGCTTTCTCGCAAGTGTCTGTAACAGCGCTAAAGAAAATCAAAAACTGTGCCATCTCCATCAGTAGCTTGTATTTGGTCATTATCCCGTTTGTTTTTATCATAGCGCAGTGGGATGACGCGCCTGGTCTTGTATTAATCGGCTTGGTTGTTATTGGTGCTTCCCTCGTGATCGCAGTCTTTGCAGCTGTTCTCCAAAGGCTATTACAACAAGCAATTGATATTAAAAATGAAAATGATTTAACGGTCTGA
- a CDS encoding helix-turn-helix transcriptional regulator, protein MAIIVNLDVMLAKRKMSVTELSERVGVTMANISILKNGKAKAIRFSTLEAICKALDCQPGDILEYKNDEEA, encoded by the coding sequence ATGGCAATTATCGTGAATCTTGATGTGATGTTAGCTAAAAGAAAAATGAGTGTAACAGAGCTTTCGGAGAGGGTTGGTGTAACGATGGCTAATATTTCCATATTGAAAAATGGAAAGGCTAAGGCCATTCGCTTCTCTACGTTAGAGGCAATTTGTAAGGCATTAGATTGCCAGCCAGGAGATATATTAGAATACAAAAATGATGAGGAAGCGTAA
- a CDS encoding DUF817 domain-containing protein, with translation MKSFKQLVHFGWEQALSCLFPVVIFSALAITQIVPLPILPRYDWLLIIFLLMQWWMVRSGLETRDELKVITLFHLIGLALEIFKVHMGSWSYPEEGYFKILGVPLYSGFMYASVASYLCQAWRRLKVNLVKWPPFIVVVPLAGAIYFNFFTHHFWIDVRLWLAGLVMIVFWQTWVTFVVNGTRYRMPLALSFVLIGFFIWIAENIATFFGAWEYPNQTDAWSLVHLGKVSSWILLVIVSFLIVATLKQVKGRKNE, from the coding sequence ATAAAATCGTTTAAACAACTTGTTCATTTTGGTTGGGAGCAGGCTCTATCTTGTTTGTTCCCAGTTGTTATTTTTTCCGCCTTAGCCATTACACAAATCGTGCCGCTTCCAATCCTGCCAAGGTATGACTGGCTGCTCATTATCTTCCTTCTCATGCAATGGTGGATGGTGCGTTCTGGGCTTGAGACACGGGATGAGCTAAAGGTTATCACCCTATTTCACCTAATTGGTCTAGCTCTTGAAATCTTCAAAGTACATATGGGCTCTTGGTCATATCCAGAGGAAGGCTATTTTAAAATCTTAGGAGTGCCCTTGTACAGTGGTTTCATGTATGCAAGTGTAGCGAGTTATCTTTGCCAAGCATGGAGAAGGTTAAAGGTTAATCTTGTAAAGTGGCCTCCGTTTATAGTAGTCGTTCCTTTAGCAGGAGCTATTTATTTTAATTTTTTTACCCATCATTTCTGGATTGACGTTCGCTTATGGTTAGCTGGGCTAGTCATGATCGTGTTTTGGCAAACATGGGTCACATTTGTGGTAAATGGAACGCGTTATCGGATGCCGCTCGCACTATCCTTTGTTTTGATCGGATTTTTTATTTGGATTGCAGAGAATATTGCCACCTTCTTTGGAGCTTGGGAATATCCAAATCAAACAGATGCATGGAGTCTCGTTCACTTAGGAAAGGTGAGTTCATGGATATTATTGGTGATTGTCAGCTTTTTGATTGTAGCAACGTTAAAGCAGGTTAAGGGAAGGAAAAATGAATAA
- a CDS encoding isoprenyl transferase encodes MAMKIPLFNQSQPRESKLNQESHIPEHIAIIMDGNGRWAGKRGMPRFAGHKEGVSTIVKIVKAAIKYKVKVLTLYAFSTENWKRPKPEIDFILRLPKEFLDIYLPELISNNVRINVIGDMEKLPSYSREAVQYAVDRTRDNGGLQLNFALNYGSRHELLNAMKKILTDINDDKLTWDELDEQQVSRYLYTAGLPEPDLLIRTGGEKRLSNFLLWQLAYTEFWFTDVLWPDFSETEFLDALEEYRQRKRRFGGI; translated from the coding sequence ATGGCAATGAAAATTCCTTTATTCAATCAAAGTCAACCGAGAGAATCCAAACTGAATCAGGAGAGTCATATTCCAGAACATATAGCCATTATTATGGACGGAAATGGCCGCTGGGCTGGAAAACGTGGGATGCCTCGATTTGCGGGCCATAAAGAAGGGGTATCAACCATTGTAAAAATTGTTAAGGCAGCCATCAAATATAAGGTTAAGGTATTGACGCTTTATGCGTTTTCAACAGAAAACTGGAAACGTCCAAAGCCTGAAATAGATTTTATATTGCGGCTTCCTAAGGAGTTTCTCGATATTTATTTGCCAGAACTTATATCCAACAATGTACGTATTAACGTAATTGGTGATATGGAAAAGCTCCCATCCTATTCAAGAGAAGCTGTACAGTATGCGGTTGATCGTACAAGGGATAATGGCGGCCTTCAGCTGAATTTTGCGCTTAACTATGGAAGCAGGCATGAGCTTTTGAACGCCATGAAAAAAATACTCACAGATATAAATGATGATAAATTAACTTGGGATGAACTAGACGAACAGCAGGTTTCAAGATACCTATATACAGCAGGACTTCCAGAGCCTGATTTGCTTATTAGAACAGGCGGGGAAAAACGGCTCAGCAATTTTCTCCTTTGGCAGCTAGCCTATACGGAATTCTGGTTTACGGATGTGCTGTGGCCTGATTTCTCCGAGACGGAATTCCTGGATGCATTGGAAGAATACCGGCAACGCAAAAGGAGATTTGGTGGCATTTAA
- a CDS encoding helix-turn-helix transcriptional regulator: MTLGEKIKEFRKKTGLSQEQLADKLSVSRQAITKWENDRGIPDITNLQCLANLFDVSIDSLINNSKNITTIVNKEDIEIDTYKITGKCRSKYDAVVKDKYQAAETIYPLIRRKKLNLAQEIVDFIVQPGVLHVADALNDMSAYYLVETHNKQLLVQVTKTYIKGKELNIKFHSKKCIIDGHVFKKATYTL, translated from the coding sequence TTGACACTAGGTGAAAAAATAAAAGAGTTTAGAAAGAAAACAGGTTTATCACAGGAACAGTTGGCGGATAAATTGAGTGTGTCAAGGCAGGCAATTACCAAATGGGAAAATGACAGGGGCATTCCTGATATTACTAATTTGCAATGTCTTGCTAACTTATTTGATGTGAGTATTGATTCATTAATTAATAACTCTAAAAATATTACAACTATCGTAAATAAAGAAGATATTGAAATAGATACATATAAGATTACCGGAAAATGCCGTTCCAAGTACGATGCAGTGGTAAAAGATAAATATCAAGCTGCTGAAACCATATATCCCCTAATACGAAGGAAAAAATTAAATTTGGCACAAGAAATTGTTGATTTTATTGTCCAGCCTGGTGTTCTGCATGTTGCGGATGCACTTAACGATATGTCTGCGTACTATTTGGTTGAAACCCATAACAAGCAGCTGCTAGTGCAGGTGACGAAAACATATATCAAGGGAAAAGAATTAAACATTAAATTTCATTCAAAAAAATGCATAATTGACGGCCATGTTTTTAAAAAGGCTACATACACACTCTAA